A genomic stretch from Marinobacter fonticola includes:
- a CDS encoding methyl-accepting chemotaxis protein: MKPDFPTGYLGAAILAPGLAGALAALAVIPALATGLIVAAVLLLIGGVAATVCRGRVSRQAAAFIQQAEAHSAQDPHQGVLHDNVIAAGEQLLPLWSRHIETARAQTESAIVGLTGRFSSLAGDLSRSTDMAADVAGSLEGGMDTTFGKAGQDLNAVVDSLRQSLGERDQLLGQINGLDAFVDELDDMAKDVATIAGQTNLLALNAAIEAARAGEHGRGFAVVADEVRKLSRLSAETGERIGTKVHYIGDAIRGAVSAAQDARGRDSEAVKTSQTTIERVLADFQSLAQRLVESAESLRQSNAGIQSDVEGSLVELQFQDRISQMLSHVRDSIDGVAERMGSGGESLDVRSALREMEATYAMAEERDTHGRRPSSSTASAGEITFF, translated from the coding sequence ATGAAACCTGATTTTCCAACCGGATACCTTGGCGCTGCGATCCTGGCGCCCGGCCTGGCGGGCGCACTGGCAGCGCTGGCGGTTATACCCGCCCTGGCCACGGGGTTGATCGTCGCGGCGGTGTTGCTGCTGATCGGCGGTGTCGCTGCGACGGTCTGCCGTGGCCGTGTTTCGCGACAGGCAGCCGCATTTATCCAGCAGGCCGAGGCCCACTCAGCGCAAGACCCACACCAGGGCGTGTTGCACGACAACGTGATCGCCGCGGGCGAACAGCTCCTGCCGCTTTGGTCCCGACACATCGAAACCGCCCGTGCTCAAACCGAATCCGCCATTGTCGGGCTCACCGGCCGTTTCAGCAGCCTGGCCGGCGACCTGAGTCGTTCCACCGATATGGCGGCGGATGTGGCCGGTTCTCTTGAGGGCGGTATGGATACGACCTTTGGCAAAGCGGGGCAAGACCTCAATGCCGTGGTCGACAGCCTGCGCCAATCCCTGGGGGAGCGGGACCAGCTACTAGGTCAGATCAACGGACTGGACGCCTTTGTCGACGAACTCGATGACATGGCAAAAGACGTTGCCACCATCGCCGGCCAAACCAACCTACTGGCCTTGAATGCGGCTATCGAAGCCGCCCGCGCCGGCGAACACGGCCGTGGATTTGCGGTGGTGGCGGACGAGGTGCGCAAGTTGTCACGCCTGTCCGCCGAAACCGGCGAGCGCATCGGCACCAAGGTTCATTACATCGGCGACGCCATCCGTGGGGCGGTGAGCGCCGCCCAGGACGCCCGTGGCCGTGACAGCGAGGCGGTAAAAACATCGCAGACGACAATCGAGCGGGTCTTGGCCGATTTCCAGAGCCTGGCCCAGCGTCTGGTGGAGTCCGCCGAATCCCTGCGCCAGAGCAATGCCGGTATCCAATCCGACGTGGAAGGTTCCCTGGTGGAGCTGCAATTCCAGGACCGTATCAGCCAGATGCTTAGCCATGTTCGGGACAGCATCGACGGTGTGGCCGAACGCATGGGCAGCGGCGGGGAAAGCCTCGACGTCAGGTCCGCGCTACGCGAGATGGAAGCGACCTACGCCATGGCCGAAGAACGCGACACCCATGGCCGCCGGCCATCGAGTTCTACCGCATCGGCGGGCGAGATTACTTTCTTCTGA
- a CDS encoding response regulator: MSKNILIVDDSASIRQVVSLTLKGAGFNVIEACDGRDALSKLTGQRVHLMISDVNMPNMDGLSFLKAVKSRPEYKFTPVIMLTTESAEDKKLQGQAAGAKAWMVKPFQPQQMLAAVNKLVGP, translated from the coding sequence ATGAGCAAAAACATTCTGATCGTCGATGATTCCGCCTCCATCCGGCAGGTGGTGTCGCTCACACTGAAAGGTGCCGGCTTCAACGTCATTGAGGCCTGCGATGGGCGTGATGCCCTGAGCAAGCTCACCGGTCAGCGGGTTCACCTGATGATCTCCGATGTAAACATGCCGAATATGGATGGGCTGAGCTTCCTCAAGGCAGTGAAGTCCCGTCCGGAATACAAGTTCACGCCGGTGATCATGCTCACCACCGAGTCCGCCGAGGACAAGAAACTGCAAGGCCAGGCGGCCGGTGCCAAGGCGTGGATGGTCAAACCGTTTCAGCCCCAGCAGATGCTGGCAGCGGTCAATAAGCTGGTGGGGCCATGA
- a CDS encoding STAS domain-containing protein gives MNEAARFDAESGCLVIEGELTIYQASEACEALRTAFDTGKLRCIDLSGVTELDTAGLQLLLLAKRLRTPRDEAIEVLNYSQPVWDMLTLAGVAPMAADESPVMEASS, from the coding sequence ATGAACGAAGCAGCACGTTTCGATGCGGAAAGCGGCTGCCTGGTGATCGAGGGCGAGCTGACCATCTATCAGGCCAGTGAAGCCTGCGAGGCCCTTCGCACCGCTTTCGATACCGGCAAATTGCGGTGTATCGATTTGTCCGGCGTTACCGAACTGGATACCGCCGGGCTGCAGCTTTTGTTATTGGCCAAGCGCCTGCGCACGCCCCGTGACGAAGCCATCGAAGTTCTCAACTACAGCCAGCCGGTGTGGGACATGCTGACCCTCGCGGGCGTGGCGCCCATGGCCGCCGACGAGAGCCCGGTGATGGAGGCCAGCTCATGA
- a CDS encoding chemotaxis protein CheA produces MNMEQALQTFLDESRELLSDMERILLELESTPGDAEELRNALFRCVHTVKGSAGMFGLDHVVDFTHVVENVLDRLRAEEIALSRELANLLLRCRDHISQLVEVLEPLEAIELQPAGDTLLAELEPYQSLSAGAPAVVSVGESATVSMEAPMTAPASDNAPGTWHISIRANEDALRHGMDPLGFVRFLGTLGELVSVTTLIDNLPSLETFDAESCYLGFEIDLKTDAGRAAIEDVFEFAGDLYELHLIPPGSSLNEFMTLLEALPEGPERLGEILVATGVLSESALAQCLQFQDFSNVMHESRPIGEILVEQGAVDQGQVDAALAKQAQVKARRGKKPVQHFRIQADKLDRLINLVGELVISSAAVNLDAHRSGDASSRETAANLNLLVEDIRDSALDLRMVPIGETFQRFQRTVRDVAEELGKDIELKITGAETELDKTVVEKIGDPLTHLVRNACDHGIESPSVRQQKGKPAQGSVHLNAYHESGAVVVEVSDDGSGLNRDRILKKAVERELVRADAELSDRDIFGLIFEPGFSTVEQVTNLSGRGVGMDVVRRNIESLRGMVEVISPGVAGGTTFRIRLPLTLAIIDGFLARVGEATYVVPLELVVECTELNAVELQQDEDRHYVNLRQEVLPLIRLREHFGISGSASRRQNIIVVRHSGQKVGLVVDELLGEQQTVIKPLSGIFAHLKGVSGSTILGSGHVALILDVPALIPQISQREQRMLQPRRTMKQGQRV; encoded by the coding sequence ATGAACATGGAACAGGCTCTGCAGACCTTTCTGGACGAAAGCCGTGAACTGCTCTCGGACATGGAGCGGATTCTGCTGGAGCTGGAGTCGACCCCCGGCGATGCCGAGGAATTGCGCAACGCCCTGTTTCGCTGTGTGCATACGGTCAAGGGCTCGGCCGGCATGTTTGGCCTCGATCATGTGGTGGATTTTACCCATGTGGTCGAGAACGTGCTGGACCGGCTGCGGGCCGAGGAAATCGCGCTCAGCCGTGAACTGGCCAATTTGTTGCTGCGTTGCCGCGACCATATCAGTCAGCTGGTGGAGGTGCTTGAGCCGCTGGAAGCCATCGAGCTGCAACCCGCAGGCGATACGTTGCTGGCCGAGCTTGAGCCCTATCAGTCGCTATCGGCCGGCGCGCCTGCCGTCGTGTCCGTGGGAGAGTCTGCGACAGTGTCTATGGAAGCGCCGATGACAGCGCCGGCGTCCGACAACGCCCCAGGCACGTGGCACATCTCCATTCGCGCCAACGAAGATGCGCTGCGTCACGGCATGGACCCGCTGGGCTTCGTCCGCTTTCTCGGGACTTTGGGGGAGCTGGTGTCGGTCACGACGTTGATAGATAACCTGCCGTCGCTGGAGACCTTCGACGCGGAAAGCTGTTACCTGGGTTTCGAGATCGACCTGAAGACCGATGCCGGCCGGGCGGCAATCGAGGACGTGTTCGAGTTTGCCGGCGATCTTTACGAGCTTCACCTGATCCCGCCGGGCAGTTCGCTAAACGAGTTCATGACGCTGCTGGAAGCCCTGCCGGAAGGGCCCGAACGACTGGGAGAAATACTCGTCGCTACCGGCGTGCTGAGCGAGTCTGCGTTGGCTCAGTGCCTGCAATTCCAGGACTTCAGCAACGTCATGCATGAGAGCCGGCCCATCGGCGAAATCCTGGTGGAACAGGGCGCCGTGGATCAGGGCCAGGTGGATGCCGCTCTGGCCAAGCAGGCGCAGGTCAAGGCACGACGCGGTAAGAAGCCGGTGCAGCATTTTCGCATCCAGGCCGACAAGCTGGACCGTCTGATCAATCTGGTCGGCGAACTGGTCATCTCGTCCGCTGCGGTCAACCTCGATGCGCACCGTAGCGGCGATGCGTCATCCCGGGAAACGGCGGCCAACCTCAACCTGTTGGTGGAGGATATCCGCGACAGCGCTCTGGACCTGCGCATGGTCCCTATCGGCGAGACCTTCCAGCGTTTCCAGCGCACGGTGCGCGACGTGGCTGAAGAACTGGGCAAGGACATCGAACTAAAGATCACCGGCGCCGAAACCGAATTGGACAAGACCGTGGTGGAGAAAATCGGCGACCCGCTGACTCATCTGGTGCGCAATGCCTGCGACCACGGCATTGAGTCACCTTCGGTGCGCCAGCAGAAGGGCAAACCGGCCCAAGGTTCGGTGCATCTGAACGCGTACCACGAGTCCGGCGCGGTGGTTGTCGAGGTCAGCGACGACGGCAGCGGCCTGAACCGCGACCGCATTCTGAAAAAGGCGGTTGAGCGCGAGCTGGTCAGAGCCGATGCCGAACTGTCCGACCGCGACATTTTCGGGCTGATCTTCGAGCCGGGGTTTTCCACCGTGGAGCAGGTGACCAACCTGTCTGGCCGCGGTGTGGGCATGGACGTGGTGCGGCGCAACATCGAGTCGCTGCGCGGCATGGTGGAGGTGATTTCCCCCGGCGTGGCCGGCGGTACCACCTTCCGCATTCGTCTACCGCTCACCCTGGCGATTATCGACGGCTTTCTCGCCCGCGTCGGCGAAGCCACCTATGTCGTGCCGCTGGAGCTGGTGGTGGAGTGCACCGAACTGAACGCCGTGGAACTGCAGCAGGACGAAGACCGGCACTACGTCAACCTGCGCCAGGAAGTGCTGCCGCTGATTCGCCTGCGCGAGCACTTCGGGATTTCAGGCTCGGCTTCGCGGCGTCAGAACATCATCGTGGTGCGCCACAGCGGCCAAAAAGTGGGGCTGGTGGTGGATGAGTTGCTGGGAGAACAGCAGACCGTGATTAAACCCTTGAGCGGCATTTTCGCTCACCTCAAGGGCGTTTCCGGCTCCACCATCCTGGGCAGCGGCCATGTGGCCTTGATACTGGATGTGCCGGCATTGATTCCGCAGATCAGCCAGCGCGAGCAGCGGATGCTGCAACCGCGGCGAACAATGAAACAGGGCCAGAGGGTTTAG
- a CDS encoding methyl-accepting chemotaxis protein: MSVFSNMKIFNKLVGAFGVVLLLFLGTGIYALMQMSTMNDSANDLAGNWMAGVESAQTMDALVSDFRRAELEHIISDSNQERAQVEQKMDEILARLAAVRGVFEGLLDLPEEKANYERFTSAWNNYQSEHKRLLDISRQNLVDSALSFYRGPSRETFNEISNVIKGIVQYNVDAGKAASAEASAAYSAAQVAVITLLVVSILIGIVLAVLIARAITSAVREAMEATVKLAEGDLTVSINPRSRDEVGQMMVAMQRMVERLSQVISEVRAGADNLASASEEVSATSQSLSQASSEQAASVEETSASMEQMTASIGQNTENARVTDGMSSKASREAVEGGEAVSQTVTAMKSIAEKISIIDDIAYQTNLLALNAAIEAARAGEHGKGFAVVAAEVRKLAERSQVAAQEIGEVAGSSVELAERAGQLLAEMVPSIQKTSDLVQEIAAASTEQSSGVDQINTAMEQLNQITQQNASASEELAATSEEMSSQAEQLQQAMAFFRVNDDQGSQPAIKAKQPKVAAKPKDKVKAAHNGNDWVDESAYVRF; encoded by the coding sequence ATGAGTGTGTTTAGCAACATGAAGATCTTCAATAAGCTGGTGGGCGCCTTCGGCGTTGTCCTGCTGCTGTTCCTGGGCACGGGGATCTACGCCCTGATGCAGATGTCCACCATGAACGACTCGGCTAACGATCTGGCGGGCAACTGGATGGCCGGCGTCGAGTCGGCACAGACCATGGACGCACTCGTCAGCGATTTCCGCCGTGCGGAGCTTGAGCACATCATTTCCGATTCGAATCAGGAACGTGCCCAGGTCGAGCAGAAAATGGATGAAATCCTGGCGCGGCTGGCTGCCGTCCGTGGGGTTTTTGAAGGCCTTCTGGATCTGCCGGAAGAAAAAGCCAACTACGAACGCTTCACCAGCGCCTGGAACAACTACCAGAGCGAGCACAAGCGGCTGCTGGACATCTCGCGCCAAAACCTCGTGGATAGCGCCTTGTCGTTTTATCGCGGCCCGTCGCGCGAGACCTTTAACGAGATCAGCAATGTCATCAAGGGCATCGTCCAGTACAACGTCGACGCGGGGAAAGCGGCCAGCGCCGAGGCCAGTGCGGCCTACTCTGCGGCCCAGGTCGCGGTTATCACGCTGCTGGTGGTCAGCATCCTGATCGGTATCGTCCTGGCGGTGCTGATTGCCCGCGCTATTACCAGCGCCGTGAGGGAAGCCATGGAGGCCACCGTAAAGCTGGCCGAAGGGGACCTCACCGTGTCGATCAACCCGCGCAGCCGAGACGAAGTGGGCCAGATGATGGTAGCCATGCAGCGCATGGTGGAGCGGCTGTCCCAAGTGATTTCCGAAGTGCGTGCAGGCGCCGACAACCTGGCCTCGGCGTCGGAAGAAGTCAGCGCCACCAGCCAATCCCTGTCTCAGGCGTCCAGCGAACAGGCGGCCAGCGTGGAAGAAACCAGCGCCTCCATGGAGCAGATGACCGCGTCCATTGGCCAGAACACCGAGAACGCCCGTGTCACCGACGGCATGTCCAGCAAGGCGTCGAGAGAAGCCGTGGAAGGGGGCGAGGCCGTCAGCCAGACCGTAACTGCCATGAAGAGCATCGCCGAGAAGATTTCCATCATCGACGATATTGCCTATCAGACCAACCTGCTGGCCTTGAACGCGGCCATTGAAGCGGCCCGAGCCGGCGAGCACGGTAAGGGCTTCGCCGTGGTTGCCGCTGAGGTACGCAAACTGGCGGAACGCAGCCAGGTGGCGGCCCAGGAAATCGGCGAGGTGGCGGGCTCATCCGTTGAGCTGGCGGAACGCGCCGGTCAGTTGCTAGCGGAAATGGTGCCGTCGATCCAAAAGACGTCCGACCTGGTGCAGGAAATCGCGGCGGCGTCCACTGAGCAGTCCTCCGGAGTGGACCAGATCAACACGGCCATGGAGCAGTTGAACCAGATCACTCAGCAGAACGCGTCGGCATCCGAAGAGCTGGCCGCCACCTCCGAGGAAATGTCTTCGCAGGCGGAACAGCTTCAGCAGGCCATGGCGTTCTTCCGGGTCAACGACGACCAGGGTAGCCAGCCGGCGATCAAGGCGAAGCAGCCGAAAGTGGCCGCCAAACCGAAGGACAAGGTGAAAGCTGCCCACAACGGTAACGACTGGGTCGACGAGTCCGCCTACGTGCGGTTCTAG
- a CDS encoding chemotaxis protein CheW, whose protein sequence is MKQASTVEASPIGETSEDQHQYLTFQIGKEMFAVGILRIREIIEYGNLTTVPMMPEFVRGVINLRGSVVPVIDLSSRFGRGESTINRRSCIVILEIDAPRAANDDDTLQQIGVIVDAVSEVLEIAPAEIEPAPGFGARIRPDFIAGMGKVQGRFVILLDVQHVLDIGEMAELASVVDGWDDDDR, encoded by the coding sequence ATGAAACAGGCGAGCACTGTGGAGGCGTCTCCCATCGGAGAGACCTCCGAAGATCAGCATCAGTACCTGACCTTCCAGATCGGCAAGGAAATGTTCGCGGTAGGCATCCTGCGTATCCGGGAAATCATTGAGTACGGCAATCTGACCACGGTGCCGATGATGCCGGAGTTCGTGCGCGGGGTGATCAACCTGCGCGGCAGTGTGGTGCCGGTGATCGACCTGTCGTCCCGCTTTGGGCGCGGTGAAAGCACCATTAACCGGCGCAGCTGTATCGTTATCCTGGAAATTGACGCGCCGCGGGCGGCGAACGACGACGATACCCTGCAGCAGATCGGTGTGATTGTCGATGCGGTCTCCGAGGTATTGGAGATTGCCCCGGCGGAGATCGAGCCGGCGCCCGGTTTCGGCGCACGCATCCGCCCTGACTTTATTGCCGGTATGGGCAAGGTTCAGGGGCGTTTCGTGATTTTGCTGGACGTGCAGCATGTGCTCGACATCGGCGAAATGGCCGAGCTGGCCAGTGTGGTGGACGGGTGGGACGACGATGACCGCTGA
- a CDS encoding CheR family methyltransferase encodes MTAEARVSTLAAPVSAMSDAEFREFQRMIFAVAGIHMPASKRVMVAGRLSKRLKALGLGSYSAYGQHLRRDPAEKQIAVDLLTTNETYFFREPKHFDLLREHILPAHTRRTPFRFWSAACSSGEEPFTAAMVLADTLGGSGWEILASDISTQVLDRARTGRYPMARAEKIPRDCLRRHCLKGIGEAEGTFMVDPALRSRVNFRQINLNAKLPEIGLFDVIFLRNVMIYFNADTKRQIVARLQAQLKPGGYFIVGHSETLNGLQAGLQAVMPSVYRMST; translated from the coding sequence ATGACCGCTGAAGCACGTGTTTCTACGTTGGCAGCCCCCGTCTCGGCGATGAGTGACGCCGAGTTCCGGGAGTTCCAGCGCATGATCTTCGCCGTGGCCGGTATCCACATGCCGGCCAGTAAGCGAGTCATGGTAGCGGGGCGCCTGTCCAAGCGGCTTAAGGCGCTTGGGCTGGGCAGCTATAGCGCGTACGGGCAGCACTTGCGCCGCGATCCGGCAGAAAAGCAGATTGCGGTGGACTTGCTGACCACCAACGAGACCTATTTTTTCCGCGAACCCAAGCATTTCGACCTCCTCCGGGAGCATATTCTGCCGGCCCATACCCGGCGCACGCCGTTCCGGTTCTGGAGCGCCGCCTGCTCCAGCGGCGAGGAGCCCTTCACCGCCGCAATGGTGCTGGCGGATACGCTGGGCGGATCGGGCTGGGAGATCCTCGCTTCGGATATCAGTACCCAGGTGCTGGACCGGGCCCGGACGGGGCGCTACCCCATGGCCCGGGCGGAGAAAATACCCCGGGACTGCCTGCGCCGCCATTGCTTGAAAGGTATCGGCGAGGCCGAGGGCACTTTCATGGTCGACCCGGCGCTGCGTTCACGGGTGAACTTCCGGCAGATCAACCTGAATGCCAAGCTGCCCGAGATCGGCCTGTTCGACGTGATTTTCCTGCGTAACGTGATGATCTACTTCAACGCCGACACCAAGCGGCAGATCGTTGCCCGGCTCCAGGCGCAGCTCAAGCCGGGTGGCTATTTCATCGTCGGCCATTCGGAAACGCTTAACGGCTTGCAGGCGGGGTTGCAGGCCGTTATGCCCTCGGTTTACAGGATGAGCACATGA
- a CDS encoding chemotaxis protein CheD — MIVALNSGVGPGPDKGGDKSADRGPDKGPDKGADIFLQPGDWYFGEAGTQIRTLLGSCVAVTLWHPRQKRGGMCHYMLPGTHPDRNALNGRYGEDALQLLMQAVARHGDRPGEYETKLFGGADMFGVHAGNETVAERNVKAARVFAARYGLKVKSHSLGGTCYRQLVFNLADGNVWVRQGTGANCEDVA; from the coding sequence ATGATTGTGGCGCTGAACAGCGGTGTCGGTCCTGGTCCTGACAAGGGTGGCGACAAGAGTGCGGACAGGGGGCCTGACAAGGGACCTGACAAGGGCGCCGACATCTTCCTGCAACCGGGAGACTGGTATTTCGGTGAGGCGGGCACACAGATTCGCACCCTCCTGGGCTCCTGTGTCGCTGTCACCCTGTGGCATCCTCGCCAAAAGCGCGGTGGCATGTGCCACTACATGCTGCCGGGGACTCATCCCGACCGGAATGCCCTCAACGGTCGTTACGGCGAAGACGCCTTGCAGCTGCTAATGCAGGCTGTCGCCCGCCATGGCGATAGGCCGGGCGAGTACGAAACCAAGCTGTTCGGTGGCGCCGACATGTTTGGTGTTCACGCCGGGAACGAAACCGTGGCGGAAAGAAACGTAAAGGCGGCCAGGGTCTTCGCCGCCCGTTACGGTTTGAAGGTGAAGTCCCACAGCCTGGGTGGCACCTGCTATCGGCAACTGGTCTTTAACTTGGCGGATGGCAACGTCTGGGTCCGCCAGGGTACGGGTGCGAACTGCGAGGATGTGGCATGA
- a CDS encoding protein-glutamate methylesterase/protein-glutamine glutaminase, translating into MNRPIKAFIVDDSAVVRQVLAQVLASDPAIEISGSAPDPLFALQKMQKNWPDVIVLDVEMPRMDGITFLRKLMQERPTPVVICSTLTEKGADTTLQALSAGAVDIITKPKVGLKDFLESGRQQMIQVVKAAARARLAPVTARTPVRRPAAAAPTPKPSGMPLSRTTDQVVALGTSTGGTHALEAILAQLPADCPGIVVVQHMPEKFTAAFAQRLDQLCRCEVREAVDGDRVLPGLVLIAPGGLHMQLRRSGAQYRVGVSDGPRVNRHKPSVDVLFRSVATVAGRNALGIIMTGMGDDGARGLLAMRHAGAHTIAQDKETSVVFGMPREAIECGAAVDVLPLPSMAEAIIRGGRR; encoded by the coding sequence ATGAACCGGCCCATCAAGGCCTTTATCGTGGACGATTCCGCCGTGGTGCGTCAGGTGCTGGCGCAAGTTCTGGCGTCCGATCCGGCGATTGAAATTTCGGGCTCGGCCCCCGACCCGCTCTTTGCGTTGCAGAAAATGCAAAAGAACTGGCCGGACGTCATCGTGCTGGATGTGGAGATGCCGCGCATGGATGGCATCACCTTCCTGCGCAAGCTGATGCAGGAGCGGCCCACGCCGGTGGTGATCTGCTCCACGCTCACCGAAAAAGGGGCGGATACCACGCTGCAGGCTTTGTCCGCGGGCGCGGTGGATATCATCACCAAACCCAAGGTGGGTCTGAAGGATTTTTTGGAGTCCGGCCGCCAGCAGATGATCCAGGTGGTTAAGGCCGCCGCACGGGCCCGGCTCGCTCCGGTCACTGCGCGTACGCCGGTACGACGGCCTGCCGCGGCTGCACCGACGCCCAAACCGTCCGGTATGCCATTGAGCCGCACGACCGACCAAGTGGTGGCGCTGGGCACCTCCACCGGCGGCACCCACGCATTAGAAGCCATACTGGCCCAACTGCCGGCGGATTGCCCGGGTATTGTGGTGGTCCAGCACATGCCGGAGAAATTTACCGCCGCCTTTGCTCAGCGGCTCGACCAACTGTGCCGCTGCGAAGTCCGCGAGGCGGTCGACGGCGATCGCGTACTGCCGGGACTGGTGCTGATCGCACCAGGTGGTTTGCATATGCAACTGCGCCGTAGCGGCGCACAGTACCGGGTCGGGGTTTCCGACGGGCCGCGAGTGAACCGGCATAAGCCGTCCGTCGATGTACTGTTTCGGTCGGTTGCCACCGTGGCGGGCCGCAACGCTTTGGGCATCATCATGACGGGCATGGGCGATGACGGCGCCCGGGGCTTGCTCGCCATGCGTCACGCTGGTGCCCACACCATCGCCCAGGATAAGGAAACCTCCGTTGTTTTCGGTATGCCCCGTGAGGCGATTGAGTGTGGCGCGGCGGTCGACGTGCTGCCGTTGCCCTCGATGGCGGAAGCCATTATTCGCGGCGGCCGGCGATAG
- a CDS encoding PAS domain-containing sensor histidine kinase: MMGALDAMPGAMVRVDREGNIYDLNQAAHRLVDRLHVGASLPDELDEGAARLLMHVLREGEGRPVDTRELEALIGKRRFRLSVAGQACAEDRLVIKLTDITEFRELSERVALSEQRFRSLFYENPDSVFSLDVKGRFTDANRSTLDMIGMPQIELMSRHWVDFVDPQDLDRVRTSFQAVLAGDAFSFRCRVKSCDGRIVLAHVTQVPMVVDSEVVGVFGVARDITEAKQRQLELHRSREELRRLYSAQDGMLERERLRIARDLHDELGQTLTALKLDLGVAISDKPDLPVNHVKRLQELVRFIDGTIGQVREIASNLRPAMLDDLGFEAAAEWFLDKRAARDGLDIRWRAHLADGGRTTGETATALYRILQECMTNISRHAQATTVTIDYEETLERAKLEVADNGIGFDASRRQAAGFGLVGMRERVAMLDGELSVDSSIGSGTRIVVTLPLTGNRYD, encoded by the coding sequence ATGATGGGTGCATTGGATGCAATGCCAGGGGCTATGGTTCGGGTGGATAGGGAGGGCAACATCTACGACCTGAACCAGGCGGCCCATCGCCTCGTCGATCGTTTGCACGTCGGCGCCTCGCTTCCGGATGAGTTGGACGAGGGAGCGGCCCGACTCCTGATGCATGTTTTACGCGAGGGCGAGGGACGTCCAGTCGACACACGCGAACTGGAGGCCCTGATCGGTAAGCGGCGTTTCCGGCTGTCGGTGGCGGGCCAAGCGTGTGCCGAAGACAGACTTGTTATCAAACTCACCGATATCACCGAGTTTCGCGAACTTTCCGAACGGGTTGCCTTAAGCGAGCAGCGCTTTCGTTCTTTGTTCTACGAGAATCCGGACTCGGTCTTTAGCCTTGACGTTAAGGGCCGGTTTACCGACGCCAATCGCAGCACCCTCGACATGATTGGCATGCCCCAAATCGAGTTAATGTCCCGTCACTGGGTGGATTTTGTCGACCCGCAGGATTTGGACCGGGTTCGCACCAGTTTTCAGGCGGTCCTGGCCGGCGATGCCTTCAGTTTTCGCTGCCGGGTGAAAAGCTGCGATGGACGGATTGTTCTCGCTCACGTGACCCAGGTACCGATGGTGGTGGACAGTGAGGTGGTCGGCGTTTTCGGCGTCGCCCGGGACATCACCGAAGCCAAGCAGCGACAACTCGAACTGCACCGCTCGCGGGAGGAACTACGTCGCTTGTACAGCGCCCAGGACGGCATGCTGGAACGGGAGCGGCTACGTATTGCCCGGGATCTGCATGACGAACTGGGTCAAACCCTGACAGCCCTGAAACTTGACCTCGGGGTGGCGATTTCCGATAAACCCGACCTGCCGGTCAACCATGTAAAACGCCTGCAGGAATTGGTGCGCTTTATCGACGGCACCATCGGCCAGGTGCGCGAAATCGCCTCGAATCTGCGCCCGGCCATGCTCGATGATTTGGGGTTCGAAGCCGCGGCCGAGTGGTTTCTGGACAAGCGCGCCGCTCGGGACGGTCTGGATATCCGCTGGCGTGCGCATTTGGCGGATGGAGGACGCACCACCGGTGAGACGGCCACGGCGCTCTACCGCATCCTGCAGGAGTGCATGACCAATATCAGTCGCCACGCCCAGGCGACCACCGTTACCATCGACTATGAGGAAACGCTTGAACGAGCGAAGCTGGAAGTTGCCGATAACGGTATCGGCTTCGATGCGTCCCGCCGCCAGGCGGCCGGCTTTGGGCTTGTCGGCATGCGCGAGCGGGTGGCCATGCTCGACGGTGAGCTGTCTGTCGATTCCAGTATCGGCAGCGGGACCCGTATCGTAGTCACGCTGCCCTTGACGGGGAACCGCTATGATTAG
- a CDS encoding response regulator has protein sequence MISVYIADDHSIVREGMRSLIASAPDMTVVGEAPDGDQALKEIPDCQPTVFLMDMTMPGCSGLQLIETILRRMPNLRVLVLSMHQEELYATRTIRAGAHGFITKTRPPGELLDALRQVARGQIYIPLELAHKLARDALVGRSEDTPHNRLTRREYAIFIDLVQGMTVSDIAEKLHVSSKTVSTHKARLMDKMDAKGISDLVRYAMNHGLLS, from the coding sequence ATGATTAGTGTCTATATCGCCGACGACCACAGCATCGTGCGTGAAGGGATGCGTTCTCTGATTGCCTCGGCCCCGGATATGACTGTCGTGGGCGAAGCGCCGGACGGCGACCAGGCGCTGAAGGAGATTCCGGACTGCCAGCCCACGGTATTTCTGATGGACATGACCATGCCGGGTTGCTCCGGCCTGCAGCTCATCGAGACCATTTTGCGCCGGATGCCGAACCTGCGGGTGCTGGTGCTGAGCATGCACCAGGAAGAACTCTACGCCACCCGGACGATCCGCGCCGGAGCCCACGGTTTTATCACCAAGACCCGCCCGCCAGGCGAGCTGCTCGACGCACTGCGCCAGGTTGCCCGTGGCCAGATCTACATACCCCTGGAATTGGCCCACAAGCTGGCTCGGGACGCGCTTGTCGGACGTTCGGAAGACACGCCCCATAACCGTCTGACCCGTCGCGAATACGCCATTTTTATCGATTTGGTACAAGGCATGACGGTCAGCGATATCGCCGAGAAACTGCACGTTAGCTCCAAGACCGTCAGCACTCACAAGGCGCGGCTCATGGATAAGATGGACGCCAAGGGCATTTCCGATCTGGTCCGTTATGCCATGAATCACGGCCTTTTGTCGTGA